One part of the Podarcis muralis chromosome 3, rPodMur119.hap1.1, whole genome shotgun sequence genome encodes these proteins:
- the DDX43 gene encoding putative ATP-dependent RNA helicase DDX43 has translation MSDWEAESEEDEACQAPAKPSPAEWRPVMARASGKRGSAGKDDEEERGGGGRKWGSRPAPSREPWQSGPLEYRARGPFRGAGRERAGSPPLCFHLDNSLVGTLIGRSGSKIKELQESSGCKIQVVKGNYEAEIKIFGGNDKQTKAKMMIDDLIERCSQNNAGERYVKDCFKHQDFGTTRYEESHSGALKSGYSNPKQSINWASLRENKAKYEAMKWADLPPIEKCFYKESLKVASMSQEEADRWRKENNNITCDDLKDNEKRHIPNPICIFEDAFMHYPDIMANIKKVGFQKPTPIQSQAWPIILQGFDLIGIAQTGTGKTLAYLMPGFIHLDLQPIPREKRGGPGMLVLTPTRELALQVEAECSKYSYKGIKSICIYGGGDRKGQISVVTKGVDIVIATPGRLNDLQMNNFINLRSITYLVLDEADRMLDMGFEPQIMKILLDIRPDRQTVMTSATWPDGVRRLAKSYLKDPMIVYVGTLDLAAVNTVEQKIVIIPEEEKRAFTRYFIDTMKSEDKVIIFVGKKLTADDLSSDFGLQGIPVQSLHGNREQCDREQALDDFKKGRVRILIATDLASRGLDVHDITHVFNFDFPRNIEEYVHRVGRTGRAGRTGEAVTLVTRNDWRNASELIDILERGNQVIPEELISMAERYKQFQLKKEMEKDTGRSRGRSRRGF, from the exons ATGTCCGACTGGGAGGCGGAAAGTGAGGAGGACGAGGCCTGCCAAGCTCCCGCCAAACCCTCTCCGGCCGAGTGGCGCCCGGTGATGGCGAGGGCTAGTGGGAAACGTGGCTCCGCGGGCAAAGACGACGAGGAGGAAAGAGGCGGTGGCGGGAGGAAATGGGGTTCGCGGCCGGCGCCTTCCCGCGAGCCGTGGCAGTCGGGGCCCTTGGAGTACCGGGCCCGAGGCCCCTTCCGAGGGGCGGGCAGGGAGCGTGCCGGGTCGCCGCCGCTGTGCTTCCACCTGGATAACTCCCTCGTGGGCACCCTCATAG GTCGAAGTGGAAGTAAAATAAAAGAGCTCCAGGAATCATCAGGTTGTAAAATACAG GTTGTAAAGGGCAATTATGAAGCTGAAATAAAGATATTTGGTGGTAATGATAAGCAAACAAAAGCCAAAATGATGATTGATGATCTTATTGAGAGGTGCAGCCAAAACAACGCAGGAGAAAGGTATGTTAAAG ATTGCTTTAAACACCAAGATTTTGGAACCACTCGTTATGAAGAAAGTCATTCCGGTGCTTTGAAGTCGGGATACAGTAATCCAAAGCAATCCATTAACTGGGCCTCCCTTCGAGAAAATAAAGCTAAATATGAAGCTATGAAGTGGGCTG ATTTGCCTCCAATTGAAAAATGTTTTTACAAAGAATCTCTAAAGGTTGCTTCAATGTCACAAGAAGAAGCTGATAGGTGGAG aaaagaaaataataatatcacatGTGATGACCTGAAAGATAATGAAAAGCGTCACATTCCCAATCCTATTTGTATATTTGAAGATGCTTTTATGCATTATCCTGACATTATGGCAAATATAAAGAAAGTTGGCTTTCAGAAGCCTACTCCAATTCAG TCACAGGCTTGGCCAATAATACTTCAAGGATTTGATCTCATTGGAATAGCGCAGACTGGTACTGGAAAGACTTTGGCTTATCTAATGCCTGGGTTCATTCACTTGGATTTGCAGCCAAT ACCTAGAGAAAAACGTGGTGGACCAGGTATGTTGGTTCTCACTCCCACTCGAGAACTGGCTCTTCAAGTTGAGGCAGAGTGCTCAAAATATTCCTATAAAGGAATTAAAAG CATTTGCATATATGGTGGCGGAGACCGGAAAGGGCAGATCAGCGTGGTTACCAAAGGTGTGGACATTGTTATAGCTACGCCAGGTAGATTGAATGACCTCCAAATGAACAACTTCATAAATCTGAGGAGCATTACATACCTG GTGTTGGATGAAGCTGATAGAATGCTAGATATGGGTTTTGAGCCTCAAATAATGAAGATTTTATTAGACATACGCCCTGATAGGCAAACGGTTATGACCAG TGCTACATGGCCAGATGGTGTCCGTCGTCTTGCAAAATCATATTTGAAAGATCCTATGATTGTGTATGTTGGTACTCTTGATCTAGCG GCAGTAAATACAGTGGAACAGAAAATTGTTATTattccagaagaagaaaaaagagcttTTACACGTTACTTCATTGACACTATGAAGTCCGAAGATAAAGTCATCATTTTTGTGGGAAAGAAGCTTAC TGCCGATGACCTATCAAGTGATTTTGGTCTTCAGGGAATTCCTGTCCAGTCCTTACATGGCAACAGAGAACAATGTGATCGTGAACAGGCTTTAGACGACTTCAAGAAAG GCAGAGTTCGCATACTGATAGCAACTGACTTGGCCTCCCGTGGACTTGATGTGCATGATATCACTCATGTCTTTAATTTTGACTTCCCTCGCAACATTGAAGAGTATGTTCATAGAGTAGGCCGTACTGGACGTGCAGG ccgcACAGGGGAAGCTGTAACCCTTGTGACTAGGAATGACTGGCGGAATGCATCTGAAttgattgacattttggaaagagGAAACCAG GTAATTCCCGAAGAACTTATTTCAATGGCTGAAAGATACAAGCAGTTTCAGTTGAAAAAAGAAATGGAGAAAGATACGGGGAGGTCTCGTGGGAGATCTCGAAGAGGTTTTTAA